Part of the Haliotis asinina isolate JCU_RB_2024 chromosome 8, JCU_Hal_asi_v2, whole genome shotgun sequence genome is shown below.
TCGACATTGGCGATCGCATGTGTCTCTTCACTACAGATGGAAATTACTTTGTCGTACCATTAAGACGAAAAGAACAAAATTAGGATCCCAATTTTGCATGTCATTGGACAGTGTGATCAGAAAACGAATACAACTAGACATGTAGTCGCGCAAATACTTAAACAAACCAGACCACATAGAAAGGCTGCGACGCCATATGCTGTCGAAACAGGTTTGATATTTTGCACCTTATTATAGTAATCCGTGCATCACAAAAAGTGACGTCAAAGACGATCACATGAATAGTGAAATGTCTGATCAAACGTCAAATGCAATTTACACGACTTGTTTGCAAACGTGGGCATATAACAATACAGACTACGTGATTGATATCGTGAGCATGGGGATACGACGGCACGCttgaaccaagtcagagagcttAACCACCTTAAACGCCCCCgaacaaacatgattaaaagATTAAATCTGAGACATGTtcttatgaatgaatgaatatggttttacacagcctctagcaatatctcagcaatattacggcgggtgACACCTGGAAAAAGCTTCACACAGtgtgcctatgtggggaatcgaacacgggtcctCGACATGACGAGtgcacgctttaaccacaaggctacaccacAGCCTCAGACAACTATTTGAAAGTACACGTCAAtgagcttttttttttttttttttaaaaaaaaatactagAATTAGCAGTACACTTGGTAATCTTTGCAATATCATCCATGGAAAACTTATACAAGTCTAATCAGTGCCATATACGCATGTTCTAATGAAAAATGGAACCTAAGCGTAAAAAGGTATACTTTTAAAGACCACATAAATGGCAAAGATACGGCTGATTAGCCGGTATCGCAATTCTCACTGATGAGTGTAGTCTTGTGGAGCGTCAGGTCAATCCACAATCAGTCCCTCATTACGGTGCTGGCGTGACTTTAACACATCTACCATTTCCTTTCACACCGCACGTCTTCAGTGGCCCTCACCTTTATTCGGCCAATGAGGATTGCACTTTTCCTGACTAAATGACGTCATCTAATGTCACGTTCATGTCTCATCTGGAGAGCTGCTGGCCGAAACTCACTTAATTAAGTCGATTCTTCGTGATGATAAGGGTACGACAGGGTGACTCGCTGACACTGCCTCGTTTTGGTATCGAGTCGATAACGAGTCTGAAGTATGTTTATTCAGTGGAAGCCGCTGATAATACAACATGTTGTGTTCATGATTTACAATCAACTCGCTGAAAGCTTGTCAATATTCTAAACCCGGTCGTTAAATGTAGGCAAATTATTAATATCTGGTGGTAATATTCTGTAATCCGCCTTCGTTAGCTGGAAATGCCAACGGTGCCAGGCGGTGCCAAGTTGGAGAACCATATTATTTCCTTGAAAACTGAGCATGAACAGCATATTTTCCTGACTATTTCGACAAAGTCAGGCATTTTAACAGATCAGGAGCTCCTGTCATGAAGCCATCTTTACTACCGTAAGGTCAACCTTAacccccattctttaacactgcactaaagTTACTGTAGTGGCTTACAATCACCctgtttttcttttgtaaaaTAGGCCCAGATACATTGGTTGAGACAAGTTGAAAACTTTTTTTTGAAGTTTCAACTTTGTATAATTGTTACATGTTGATTACACGACATGTTTAACCGTTCGTAGACACTTGGTAACTCCTGAGCACCTGActctgttttttttcatttatacatatTTAACGGCTATTTTGTCCTTCTCGACTCGTGGAGTTCGTGAGGCCTGATAATCGAGAGTTAGTCTctgtacatttcatttaaatcGGACTTAACCATCACAATGAACCCAATTACCTTTGCAAAGTAAACCCAGCTGTTTTAACTTGGTTCTTTTCTGAATTTCTATTCATTCTGTTCATAAATTTATTTTGTCGTTTCTTATGTATGTAGTGGGTGGCAATAAACCTTTCAACATGATTAAGCCCATAATACCACCCATGTATTCCTTGAAACTAAGCTGACAGGCAAAATAAAGTATACAAGGTTTTCGAGGGGTTATTGTCATTGCCCAGAGTgcccacagacacacaaacataatccAGTCGTGTTAACAGCATTATAGCTCAACCTGAGCTGAAAATCACACGCTTACTACAGAAACACGTGGCGTCAGACATGCGCTGGGGGCAGTGAAACCCCGTTTTCAATCACATATATTGAGGATAGACAGGTACGGAGTTACACAGATTAAATGTATACTACCATCGCTTAGTACCCTGTATGGCCACCCCTTGCATCCATAGGGCACACAGCAGCCTTATAGCTAAAGACGTTATGTATGTGACGCCTTTCTTCGTGGAGAGCTTGTGCAAGTTGTTGTCTGTTTTGTGGTGAGTTAGGGCGTTTCCGCACGCGCCTTCCCCTGTGCATCTCACATGTGCTCGATCGTGGACATGTCTGAGGAACGTGTTGGCCAATGTAGAACGCACACGTTCCTCACGTCGCTGCCAACGACGAACAACTCGACGACCTAACGCAATCTGTGACTTCTGTGCTTTGGATCAACACCTGTCCTATAAAGGGTCTGCACTCCCTGATACCTGCTGCCCAAAGACGTTTCCACTGACACGGTGATCAAGGGAATTTGCCGCTGATGACGTTCCCGCCCGGCAACGGTTTCGTGGGTGTAAGGTCCTCGAATGCCGGTCTTCAGCTGGTGTTGTTAGTCGCGGTCTCAAACTGCATTTTCAGACTGCACGTGTAACTTGTCCTCACGCTAACTTTTAGGCTTTCAGTGCATTTGAATCTCTGACAGAGGCCACAAATCATTGTTGTACAAATTGCCACTGCAGGAATCAAATTGCTACATATTGCAGTGTATAATTTACATTGATGAAATTCTCGTATTTGACCATGGACTGGaaactcagtgagtgagtatgggttgggttttacgcctcttttagtgATATCACGGCGGACGTCACATtaggactttacacattgtaccaattcGGTATATAGATGCTACTAGGTGGTGTTTGTTGTTGTCTTGCATTTGGCATTGAGGGAATAAAACACGGACTGTGTTTGAGTTGCGTCAAATTATGTGGTCGCCTAATTTCACCTCATAAAAATATACTACCCGTTAAAAGGGTAGACTttttagtgtaaatgtagccacatACTTCAATCAATAGGTCTAAACTAAGTTTTACAAACACCAttccattctgtttaaaggtacacaTGAGAGTAATATGAAGCAAATTCGAAACTTTGTAAAGATTAATGTCATGTGTTCAGTAAACGATGAGAATCTGAGTAaattgtgtgtgtacatatataagtgagtttggttttaggccgcactagcattattccagctatctctagacagtctgtaaatattcgagcctgggtcagacaatcacttgatcaacatcatgagcgtcgatctgcgcaattgggacacggtgacatgtgtcaatgaagtcagcGAGAATGatcactcgatcctgttagtcgcctcttactacaagcatgggtgaaTGAAGACCGtttctaaccgggatcttctCGGGTCTCATCGTCATTAAAGTTCCCATGTTTGTCGTCAGTTCTTTGTTTTATACAAAGCATGTGCCTTTGTCAATGTAGTGTACTGTATTCACGTATAGTGTTGTGCTACATTGTGATATGTAAATATACTATTGTGGTGTTGTGCTGTGTGATGTAGTGGTGTTGTGTGTTACAGCATAGGTCATTGAAAGTGAAGCAAGCGGAGTTGCATGCAATGCAGTTTTTCTAATATATAATATCAGTTACATGCAGTGCATTTATAACATAATTTATGAAATCAGTTGCATCCACAGAAGTTATAGTTTAATTTTGAATTCACTGCATTTCCTAATCGATGTTACCGTAAATGGTGTACTTTCTCCACCACCAACATATATCTTTCATCCTCTCCAGTTTATGTGATTGGATTCTTGCGCTATAAGTTCTTCTTAAATGATTTATGGTTATATCTTCACATTTAATGATCAATGGAAGGTTCTGCTGTCCTTTGCTTTAACGTGCATAGGATAATGATAGACTAGACACACCTCCCAGATCCCAACCATATTCGGTTTTGACTTTGAGACCAGCGTATGACATACTAATGCATTTCAAAGTGTCCATATCAAAGAAATGAACCTTTTTGCCACACGTTTCACAATCCGTCAGTGCATCAGTCCactctgttttgaaaatgtctaTTTTGTGCTCTTTTGAGAAGTATGGTATGTAGGGAATTAGGAAATAATCTGTTTGACCGTTATTTCAGTTCATCATTACTGGCACTCTTGGCGTTCTGTGTGCAAGAAAGAAGTCATCTTATGTGGTAAGTACACATGAAACGTCACGtgacgtcaacgtcaacgtcatgtCAAGCGAAATGGGAATTTCCCCACTTTAAAAATACCCTTATTCAACAATTATTCCTCATTAACTCGGAATACACTGCGGAGACACGCTATTCTTCTTTTATCTTAATGTGTAGCTTTCATCTATCTTCATCTGATCCCTACGTCAAGCAAGCCTATCTTAGTAACATCTCGCGCCTAATGAGGTTACTCGCATATGTACACTGATGATGAAAGGAACAAGCAGAGCCCTTTGGTAAATGTCGTTGGCGTTGAATCAGAGAGCGCTGACAAGAATTCCGTGTGTTTGCACAGAGCACTGACCGTCTTCTGAAGTCTGCATATCAGGAAGAATTCCGTCGCTCTACCAAATAATTCCTCTTCAATCTATGGCGTCAATACGCTTGTTAGCTGTGTCTGCATAGGTCACATCTCTAATGCATCATGAACTGTTGGTTTGCCCTACCCATATTAAGAATgttctgaaatggaatataacaGGCTGAAGCACTAATGGCACATCcagggattgttggtgatatcAATGGGCGTTATTGTTGGGGCACAGCAGAACAAATAGCTGATACTACCGTTATGCTGAAACGAATTGAATCTGCAGAGACAGTTCTCCTAAGTTTGACGCCATGAAAGAGTTAACAGAGTATAATTCACGACTGTCACATTGAAAGAGGCAAACCGTAAGAAATCATTGCCAATTTTCTGCTTTAGAATTTTCATAAAATTTCGAAAATAAATCGAATTTATCAATCCGAATGACAGAGCCACCATAAAATTAGAGAGGGATGAAGGAGGGTGGTCGCGTCAAGCTAACACAAGGACAAGAAATTTATGGATTTATTTATGTGACTGCGTTGAAAGAGTCAGAATTGTCCGTGAAATCGTCAGTGCCTCAGTGATTACTCCCTCAGCAGACCTATCTAGTCCGGATAATTAAATGTGCACAGTTTCGAGAGGATTTCCAAATTAAGTTTTATAATCTTATACGGTTTTGTTAACACGTATAACGGAATGGCAGATTGTCAATCCGACAGTGTGGTAGCAGACACGGCGGACATGTTAATCCTGTTCTGCAGCTGCATGGTCCGTTGGAGAAGTTCCAAAGATTGTCGTCAAGCGGTCTCAATTCGGGGAAAACCAGATTTGAGACCTCTTTAAGGCTGATTTTGAAAGGCTAATGTTGTCAGCTTGTTGGTCGTATGTAGTTGAAAATAGGTTCCAAAGGAGGAGCTGTCCATTAGGATCTGTCAGTCAGAGCGTTTACTTCAGACCGTTCTTCATCTTTGCTGCACAACGATCGCCTTGAGGTACTCGTCAGCAATTCCTAATGTTTATCGTTATACGCTACCCGCATAGTATTCATTTCATATGTCACAACGTGACGTCATTTCGTTGCACAGTGTATACTATCTCGACTTGCACAGCAATGTCGGTTACCCATTGGTCAAAACCGGTCACGTGCCGTAGTTATATAAACTGGAGCACGTGCGTCCCTAGTAATAACAGCAAGAGGTATCTcctttgttttcattgtttgtaaataaacacTATACGACGTAATTTGCTGTTGTTGGAGTCAATACTCTCCGGAACCCCATGCCATCATTAAGAGTTGCAATCTATCCACAGTGTACAAAAAATCACTCTATTCGTGTCACTGGGGCCATGGTATTGTTGAGGTGTCACTTCGGTCGTCTTCGAGACTTGTGCATTCCTATACAGGTGATGTTGACCTAACCTCGAGTAACCCCAAATTGATGAAAGCTTCATGTTAACAGAGTAGCCGTTGCTTACGTTGTTGTGTGATATTTGAGAGTTTCTTAATATACAAACGTTTGACCATGAATGAAAGTATGGATTTCGAAAGTTTGACCGTTCAAACGCATTTAAGAAATCGCCGTTTCAGCTACCGTTTAGCTTAATTTGTATAAACGCGCTATTTTCAATCTACAAATGTTGCACGGTACTAGACCGAACTTTTTGTGCTGAATGCAGTGGAATGAACCAAAACATTGTACGTTTGCAAATAAACAAGGTATACAGACACAATCGGCCGTTATTTTGATTGTCTCATTCTTTCAGTCTAGATTTAAAGTATTTAGTGATTATGCTCGTCGAGATGAATAAGTTACGATGGTAACTTTAATGTTATAATTCATTATCTTCACATATCACCCACATTTCTGTTCCATGATATCACCCTCTACTCCTTTTCATGATATTACCCATTAGAAACTGCTCTAGATCTCTTCTGTGAGGTCATCCACTGTTCTCAACCATTACATTTGCTGCCCTGTTGCGTGACATCACACGGTGCCGTCTGCTCTGTTTCATGACATCATAGTATGTTCCTCCTATCACGTTCATCCGTATCTACCTGTGTCCCCGCTTAGAATTCgacttcagcgacccatgcttttAAAATGCCGGGTCGTATGGTCAGGATAGTTGAACTCGATGATGAATATGATTTTACAGTGCAGTAAACGAACAAATCCATGATTATGATTTATGACACAACCATTTGTTCCAGATAATGTGCTTCACTGCTTTCTCCGTGGTCTCCTTGGTAACAGCTGTGGTCAGTATCCAGCTGCTGAGGCTCGGTCTGGTCAATCACACGACAGACGGACACACCTTCCAGAAGGAGAACAAGGACATTCTCATCTTCGTTGCCCTGGCAACGGCGGGCTCGGAATGTCTTGTGTGCCTTATTTCCAGCGCCCTAAGTTGCCGAATAGCCAAGGTGGCCAAAGAGGAGATGTGTAAAAGGCGTGAGGGGATGTTCCATGTTAAGGTATTAGGTCAGAAGGATATTGTAGTAGTAACCAGACCCTTCACTGAAAATGAAGACGTCACCGCTGTGTGAGCTTTACGTCATCACTTCCTGCACCGCTCTCCCCGCCTCTCCTCCGCCTCTGCCACCTGGTTCAACAGACCTCTTCCTGACATCACCACCCATCCTCCAAATCCCGAAAAGCCTGTGTCTGTTAGACTTCGTGACGTCAGTCCGTCCGTCACTGTCGAGCTTCTGCTTTTGCTTGTTGTGTGCCCCGTGTTCCTCAGCATCCCTCACAGTCATTAGGCTGCTGTATATCATAGAACTTTCTCCAgttctatgtgtatatgtatattttccaCACAGGGGGATGGGGAAGATGAGGAGGGGGAGGGAGGCGGTGACGATAACCCAACGACGCTGACCGGTCACGTGACCAACTCACAGCCTCTAGAGGAGGGGGGAGTGGAATTGGAcataatgtctccaagaactgCCGACAGAACGCAGAAAGAGCGGACACCTTTTGATATCCGAGAAATCATGAAGGAGTGTCAGTCTGAATCGAACAATGAGAACCAGCGGGGCGAAACAACGTGTGACATACACACGCCGTTCTATGTGACGAACATGCAGGAACCATCTCAGAGACTGTGGGACCTGAGTAACGCGCAGAGATACATATGTACAGAGCCCGTCAGTCtctcaaggggaggtaactcgtaTTCGAGCAGAGACTTCGTCCTACCCAGTATTCAGTCCTGACATCTGCTGCAATAAGAAAGAAGGAGAAAAGCAATGGAGTAAAATGCAATACAAATCAAGACTATGACCTGTGATTTTAGGAAAGGTGCCAAATTTCCCTGATTTGCCAAATAATAACATTACAAGGGAGTGGACGAAACTTTTACATCCAGCAAATCAACCAACGCTGCGCGTCTTGCGGAGTCGGAGAGACTCTGAACACTCAATGATCTATTAACCTTACGAAGCTCAGAGGCAATATTTGCAATGGCAATCGTTAAGCACATGCTTGCATGGTTGGAACTCTCGTGTGCTCTGTTCATTGACATTCACAATTTCACCTTCAAAACctgtttcattttaaacagtttGCGTCACAGCTCGTAATATTTAGGAAACTTTACCACCCAGCATCCCATGACCTTTTGGAGACGTGTCTTGCATGAACCGTTCGATATATACGTGTTTTCATTCCCTTTCTCTTTGAAATTAGCATGACAGTCACTTATTTCCGCTACACTGGTGTAATGCCTCACACTATGATGACATGAATAACTTGCGCATTTTAACTAATAAGATATTTTTCTTCCTTTAAAAAAGGAGATCTTTTGCACTGTGTGATGACTGGCATGTGATTGGTGGATTGTGATCACGTGTCACCCATTGTTTTCTGGTGCATGAAGTATGCTGTTCGACggttttgttgttgtgtgttgttgttaCATAGATTCAGTTACATCGTAGCCGTTGAATCACcagtttgaaaaataaacatacgtgtatgaagtgaactatGATTAAAATGTATAGAGCCACGAACTATTTGCTGATTTATGTGTTGCCACAGAGAGCGTAGGTATAACAGATAGGGGGAGAGATTACTACGCGTATTGAACGAGAGAAAGAAAAGTGATATTCGATAGTCGTGAGTCTGTTTTCCAAAACCCTAAAACCGCACAATTTTATATCGGATCGATGCATATGTTGTCCTTTCACATGATCACAGTGAAGCATTATGTAAGTGAGTctggttagttttacgccccactcagcaatattccagctgaggcgacggtctgtaaataatcgagtcggatcagacaatccaatgatcaacatcataagcatcgaagtggaatatgatgacatgtgttaatgaagtcagcgagtctgaccacccggtcctgttagtcgccgcttacgacacaagggttactgaagatcaatttgagcccagatcttcatgggtagaaacatatagtctggttcataattattgagaatttttcttcttactttgagctatcctaacacctcaactgattcactgatacttaaaactaagtaatggtataagggaggtaactcatcttggcctactgagtatagtacaattagagttacctcccctgaatttgtaacagacgtcattttcctcagcactgtcaacaatgtctgctgaagataaaagaaggttgatttttgagttgtgtaatcaaggaattgatgatgtaaatacattggcagagagaacaggactTCCTCtctctactgtgtataggattaggaagaattttaaagagggaaaggattttgggcatcagaaaggagcagggagacccagaaaattggacttctcagatcgtgtccggctgggaattttagcgtctaaatagcaaagggcaagcatctccaacatcaggtatgaaatgatagaaaggggatcaacagttgtatcaaaatctacagttagaagaaatttgattgatcttggatgggagaaaaagactggaattccttctcctctcatgaaacaagaacataaagacaggcgtgttgagtggtgtttggcacatgaaaactttgactgggaaaatgtgatttttactgatgaaagctcaatatgggtatatcccaataatgtgaaaatatggacaaagtctgcgtcagcaccgttgtatcgacgacctaaatacagcccaaagtttcatgtatggggagggatatccttattaggaacgaccccgctgtttgtgtttgagggaaatctgacaagtcaacgctacactaacatattagataattttctccttccaagtgcacatgtgttttatggaaatgactggattttgcagcaagataatgatcctaaacacaccgcaaaacatgccaagcagtggtttcaggagaaaaatgtgactgcattaccatttcctgtatatagtcctgacttaaatcccattgagaacatttgggggatgatgaaggaatgtgtgaatcaaaaggggttgacaaaaattgaagacatgaagagagaagtggtccgatactgggacagcataactcacgagacactaacctctctgataggaagtatgcctacccgtcttagactgtgccgtgaagctcaaggagacttgataaaatattaaattgttacctacacaacatgaaaaggtcagttcactttcacaatacattcaattttatctgatttgttctcgtttaataatatgaaatgctttagctattctcaataattttgaaccatactgtaataCAAAACACAAAGGTCATTAATGACGTCATCCCGTTTCCTGCTTACGTTTCATCCCATATTATCAAGATTATCCAGATTATTAAGATAATCATAATAATGCAAAATAAAAAGGACAGTAATTAACATTGTAAGGCTGTTACATTTCGACATAGGGCGAATTCGACGCAGGCGTGACGAGTTACCAAGTAAAAGCAGACTTAACGCCATCATGGAGTAATCGATCACATAGATCGGGTTCGAACACATTAATATGTTTGATACCGGTTATCTCAAATGGGTTTCTGAACCCATGTTCACGTTTAAGGGTTCGAACCCCAGATTCACACCATCAGACCATTGTCCTTCAGAATTTCACGTACTGTTGGGTTTCCTCAGAATGTATAAGGCCTTCTTCAGTTGGGTTTCCTCAGAATGTATAAGGCCTTCTTCAGTTGGGTTTCCTTGCGGCATCAAGGccagctcactcacttatgcaTCATGAATATGAAAAACATAGATTCGAATACGGATTTTCAACGAGGATCTCCATAAAAGGAAATTGTTTAAATCGTATCTGTTTAAGACGTCGATTAACTAAATCAGAAATTCTGTAATGTTTCTCAACATATTATGCTCTCAAGCAAAAATGCTTCACAGTTTTATGCATGTGCTcaacattgaaaatattttaggcTC
Proteins encoded:
- the LOC137294171 gene encoding transmembrane protein 196-like, with product MMIRLVVTAVYIVSGFHAFFGLLSVVVGVISSIKAEVWLAHSVSPIWSGGFFIITGTLGVLCARKKSSYVIMCFTAFSVVSLVTAVVSIQLLRLGLVNHTTDGHTFQKENKDILIFVALATAGSECLVCLISSALSCRIAKVAKEEMCKRREGMFHVKVLGQKDIVVVTRPFTENEDVTAV